A portion of the Novosphingobium sp. KA1 genome contains these proteins:
- a CDS encoding phosphoenolpyruvate carboxykinase has product MTLTATLNYSLAKQGIETSAEIFANLGTAPLVEHAVRNGEGVLSADGPFVVATGKHTGRSAKDKFIVKDAETQDTVWWGKTNVAMTPEHFAALKEDFLKAVAEKDTLYVADLFGGSQPEHRVKVRVINEFAWHNLFIRTLLVRPTEAELADFAPEYTIIDLPGFRADPARHGCRSETVIAVNFTEKLILIGGTAYAGEMKKSVFGILNYLLPVKGVMPMHCSANIGPDGDTAVFFGLSGTGKTTLSADASRTLIGDDEHGWSDTAVFNFEGGCYAKMIRLSAEAEPEIFATTKRFGTVLENVVIDPVTRQIDLEDNSLAENSRGSYPIDFIPNTSEKNLGPVPKNIIFLTADAYGVLPPIARLTPDQAMYHFLSGYTARVAGTEIGVTEPEATFSTCFGAPFMPRHPSVYGNLLKERIAKGGVKCWLVNTGWSGGKATMEGIKRMPIKATRALLNAALDGSLNTAEFKEDPNFGFEVPVAVPGVDARLLDPRGAWADGAEYDKTAQTLVKQFIDNFAQFEAHVDEGVRKAAPVSA; this is encoded by the coding sequence ATGACATTGACCGCTACCCTGAACTACTCGCTTGCCAAACAAGGCATTGAAACCAGTGCGGAAATTTTCGCAAACCTGGGCACGGCACCGCTCGTCGAGCATGCAGTACGCAATGGAGAAGGCGTACTGAGTGCGGACGGTCCGTTCGTCGTTGCCACCGGCAAGCACACCGGCCGTTCGGCCAAGGACAAGTTCATCGTCAAGGACGCCGAGACGCAGGATACCGTCTGGTGGGGCAAGACCAACGTCGCCATGACGCCGGAGCACTTCGCGGCGCTGAAGGAGGACTTCCTCAAGGCCGTCGCCGAGAAGGACACGCTCTACGTGGCGGACCTGTTCGGCGGCTCGCAGCCCGAGCACCGCGTCAAGGTGCGGGTCATCAATGAATTCGCCTGGCACAACCTGTTCATCCGCACCCTGCTGGTGCGTCCCACCGAGGCCGAACTCGCGGATTTCGCGCCCGAATACACGATCATCGACTTGCCGGGCTTCCGCGCCGATCCCGCGCGTCACGGCTGCCGCAGCGAAACCGTGATCGCGGTCAACTTCACCGAGAAGCTGATCCTGATCGGCGGCACCGCCTATGCGGGCGAGATGAAGAAGTCGGTCTTCGGCATCCTCAACTACCTGCTGCCGGTCAAGGGCGTGATGCCGATGCACTGCTCGGCCAACATCGGCCCGGACGGCGATACCGCGGTGTTCTTCGGCCTTTCGGGCACCGGCAAGACCACGCTTTCGGCCGATGCCTCGCGCACGCTGATCGGCGATGACGAGCATGGCTGGTCGGACACCGCCGTGTTCAACTTCGAAGGCGGTTGCTACGCCAAGATGATCCGCCTCTCGGCCGAGGCCGAGCCGGAGATCTTCGCCACCACCAAGCGCTTCGGCACCGTGCTCGAGAACGTGGTGATCGATCCGGTGACCCGCCAGATCGACCTTGAGGACAACTCCCTGGCCGAGAACAGCCGCGGTTCCTACCCGATCGACTTCATCCCGAACACCTCGGAGAAGAACCTCGGCCCGGTTCCCAAGAACATCATCTTCCTCACCGCCGACGCCTACGGCGTGCTGCCGCCGATCGCGCGGCTTACCCCCGATCAGGCGATGTACCACTTCCTCTCGGGCTATACCGCGCGCGTCGCCGGCACCGAGATCGGCGTGACCGAGCCGGAAGCTACCTTCAGCACCTGCTTCGGCGCGCCGTTCATGCCGCGTCACCCCTCGGTCTACGGCAACCTCCTCAAGGAGCGCATCGCCAAGGGCGGCGTGAAGTGCTGGCTGGTCAACACCGGTTGGTCGGGCGGCAAGGCGACCATGGAAGGCATCAAGCGCATGCCGATCAAGGCCACCCGCGCGCTGCTCAATGCGGCGCTCGACGGCAGCCTCAACACGGCCGAGTTCAAGGAAGATCCGAACTTCGGCTTCGAGGTTCCGGTGGCGGTGCCCGGCGTCGATGCCCGGCTGCTCGATCCGCGCGGCGCCTGGGCGGACGGCGCCGAGTACGACAAGACCGCACAGACGCTGGTCAAGCAGTTCATCGACAACTTCGCCCAGTTCGAAGCCCATGTCGACGAAGGCGTGCGCAAGGCGGCTCCCGTTTCGGCGTGA
- a CDS encoding response regulator transcription factor, with amino-acid sequence MADPATAPGDSPAARAQTIALVDDDRNILTTLSISLQAEGFATRVYTDGETALKALLDNPPDLAIFDIKMPRMDGLSLLQALRAQSSLPVIFLTSKDEEPDEALGLAMGADDYITKPFSQRLLVARIRAILRRSELTRTPSDAAAGEGLPDLVVRGRLQLDPARHQVAWEGEPVSLTVTEFLILEALATRPGVVKSRNQLMDAAYSEDVYVDDRTIDSHIKRLRRKFRAVDPEFGAIDTLYGAGYSFSDA; translated from the coding sequence ATGGCAGATCCTGCGACAGCCCCCGGAGACAGTCCCGCAGCACGCGCGCAGACCATCGCGCTGGTCGATGACGACCGCAACATCCTCACCACCCTCTCGATCAGCCTGCAGGCCGAAGGCTTCGCCACGCGGGTCTATACCGACGGCGAAACCGCGCTGAAGGCCCTGCTCGACAATCCGCCCGACCTTGCCATCTTCGACATCAAGATGCCGCGCATGGACGGCCTCTCGCTGCTGCAGGCGCTGCGCGCGCAATCGAGCCTGCCGGTGATCTTCCTCACGTCCAAGGACGAGGAGCCGGACGAGGCCCTCGGCCTCGCGATGGGTGCCGACGACTATATCACCAAACCCTTCAGCCAGCGCCTGCTGGTGGCGCGCATCCGCGCCATCCTGCGCCGCAGCGAACTGACCCGCACGCCCAGCGATGCCGCCGCTGGCGAAGGCCTGCCGGACCTCGTCGTCCGCGGCCGCCTGCAACTCGACCCCGCGCGTCATCAGGTCGCCTGGGAAGGTGAGCCGGTGTCGCTGACGGTGACCGAATTCCTGATCCTCGAGGCGCTCGCCACCCGCCCCGGCGTGGTCAAGAGCCGTAACCAGCTGATGGATGCCGCCTACAGCGAGGACGTCTACGTCGACGACCGCACGATCGACAGCCACATCAAGCGCCTGCGCCGCAAGTTCCGCGCGGTCGACCCGGAGTTCGGCGCGATCGACACGCTCTACGGCGCCGGTTACTCCTTCTCCGATGCCTGA
- a CDS encoding stimulus-sensing domain-containing protein — MRLGLPWRVSLTARILAVNVIALALLAGSLFYIDSYRRELLAERYRLAASQAEIVAHALTGMDSADRRALIARIGAGQALRLRLYDAGGKLVADSFDLAPPSYRLVDPASEPWLQDAARAIDQGMDFVLGAPPIPPYEDNPGADARAWPEITQALLNGRTEVNHEAAPDQTPIIIAATPVGHDGEALLVTRNARDITENVRMARQTLAIIVGGAFAVSILLSLFLARTIVEPLRKLVRATVRVRLGRDRSVVVPRLPDRRDEIGLLARAVSDMSGALRQRIDAVESFAADVAHELKNPLTSLRSALESLDRVDEPDLRRQLIGIAKDDVRRIDFLVTEIADASRIDAELSRTTFEPVDMGRLVRALASERAQRGVNGHCPVEVLETSEPGMDETTRLMVPGDAPRLERVLQNLLDNAVSFSPAGAPIEVMLAREGTRVIIAVSDHGPGIPEGARERIFDRFHSLRPSGEEFGKHSGLGLAIARTIVEAHFGKLRATDRIDGEHGARLVVSLPAWQGE; from the coding sequence ATGCGGCTGGGCCTGCCCTGGCGCGTCTCGCTCACCGCGCGCATCCTCGCCGTCAACGTCATCGCCCTCGCCCTGCTGGCCGGCAGCCTGTTCTACATCGACAGCTACCGGCGCGAACTGCTGGCCGAGCGGTATCGGCTTGCCGCCTCGCAGGCCGAGATCGTTGCCCATGCGCTGACCGGCATGGACTCTGCCGATCGCCGCGCACTGATCGCCCGCATCGGCGCCGGGCAGGCGCTGCGCCTGCGCCTCTACGACGCAGGCGGCAAGCTCGTCGCCGACAGCTTCGACCTCGCGCCGCCCTCCTACCGGCTTGTCGATCCCGCCAGCGAGCCCTGGCTGCAGGATGCCGCCCGCGCCATCGACCAGGGCATGGACTTCGTTCTCGGCGCCCCGCCGATCCCGCCTTACGAGGACAATCCCGGCGCCGATGCGCGGGCATGGCCCGAGATCACCCAGGCCCTCCTCAATGGCCGCACCGAGGTCAACCACGAGGCCGCCCCCGACCAGACCCCGATCATCATCGCCGCCACGCCGGTCGGCCATGACGGCGAGGCCCTGCTGGTCACCCGCAACGCCCGCGACATCACCGAAAACGTGCGCATGGCCCGCCAGACCCTGGCGATCATCGTCGGCGGCGCCTTTGCCGTCTCGATCCTGCTCTCGCTGTTCCTGGCGCGCACCATCGTCGAGCCGCTGCGCAAGCTGGTGCGCGCCACCGTGCGCGTGCGCCTCGGACGCGACCGCAGCGTGGTGGTCCCCCGCCTGCCCGACCGCCGCGACGAGATCGGCCTGCTGGCCCGCGCCGTCTCCGACATGAGCGGAGCCCTGCGCCAGCGCATCGACGCGGTGGAGAGCTTTGCCGCCGATGTCGCCCACGAACTCAAGAACCCGCTGACCTCGCTGCGCAGCGCGCTCGAAAGCCTCGACCGGGTGGACGAGCCCGACTTGCGCCGCCAACTGATCGGCATCGCCAAGGACGACGTGCGGCGGATCGACTTCCTCGTCACCGAGATCGCCGATGCCAGCCGCATCGACGCCGAACTCAGCCGCACGACTTTCGAGCCGGTCGACATGGGACGCCTGGTGCGCGCGCTGGCGAGCGAAAGGGCGCAGCGCGGCGTCAACGGCCATTGCCCGGTCGAAGTCCTGGAAACCAGCGAACCGGGCATGGACGAAACCACCCGCCTGATGGTGCCGGGCGACGCGCCGCGCCTTGAGCGCGTGCTCCAGAACCTGCTCGACAACGCCGTGTCGTTCTCCCCGGCCGGCGCGCCGATCGAGGTCATGCTGGCGCGCGAGGGTACGCGGGTGATCATCGCGGTATCGGACCACGGCCCGGGCATCCCCGAAGGCGCGCGCGAACGCATCTTCGACCGTTTCCACTCGCTGCGCCCTTCCGGCGAGGAATTCGGCAAGCACAGCGGCCTCGGCCTCGCCATCGCCCGCACCATCGTCGAGGCCCACTTCGGCAAGCTGCGCGCGACCGACCGGATCGACGGCGAACACGGCGCGCGGCTGGTGGTCTCGCTGCCCGCATGGCAGGGCGAATGA
- a CDS encoding HPr kinase/phosphorylase has protein sequence MDTPPASAPAPAHPSPFARQSTCVAIGGRGVLIEGASGTGKSSLALELIDRGAALVGDDSVLLMAGNGVLLARPHPNTRGLIEVRNLGLLPFPCVEEVPLALLVTLDPEAPRFIEIPQTTEIAGIPLPHLRLWPGSGPLALKTELALSHFGHRPG, from the coding sequence ATGGACACCCCACCCGCATCCGCACCGGCACCGGCACATCCCTCCCCCTTCGCGCGCCAGTCGACCTGCGTCGCCATCGGCGGGCGCGGCGTGCTGATCGAGGGCGCATCCGGTACCGGCAAGTCCAGCCTCGCGCTGGAACTGATCGACCGGGGAGCCGCGCTGGTGGGCGACGACAGCGTGCTGCTGATGGCGGGAAACGGCGTGCTCCTCGCCCGCCCGCATCCCAATACCCGCGGGCTGATCGAAGTGCGCAATCTCGGGCTGCTGCCGTTTCCCTGCGTGGAAGAGGTGCCGCTCGCCCTGCTCGTCACCCTCGACCCCGAAGCACCGCGCTTCATCGAGATCCCCCAAACTACTGAAATTGCCGGAATCCCGCTGCCACATCTGCGCCTCTGGCCGGGATCGGGACCGCTCGCGCTCAAGACCGAACTGGCACTGTCCCACTTTGGCCACAGGCCGGGCTGA
- the rapZ gene encoding RNase adapter RapZ: MNRESPESGASPCGAVPPPTPAADRQRVLLVTGMLGAGKTTALRVLEDLGWEIIDNFPVRLLDRLIERSPTAEGSPRPPLAIGFDCRTRGFDPARVIAQVKALDEREDVELNTLFLDCSSKELERRFNETRRRHALAADAPVDTGIRAERELLAPLRRWADLLVETTEFTSNDLQRVIRERFATEAPEDLTLTVSSFGFSRGMPPLADLVFDMRFVENPHWDPMLRPMTGLDAPVGDYVRQDPAFNEAFTRIRDLLLLLLPRYRTQGKAYVHVAFGCTGGRHRSVFTAELMAAALRDAGFSPTLLHRNLGSRAADLLEGGQRREK, from the coding sequence ATGAATCGCGAATCCCCGGAAAGCGGCGCATCCCCCTGCGGCGCCGTTCCTCCCCCCACCCCGGCTGCCGATCGCCAGCGTGTCCTGCTCGTCACGGGCATGCTGGGTGCGGGCAAGACCACTGCCCTGCGGGTACTCGAAGACCTCGGCTGGGAGATCATCGACAATTTCCCGGTGCGCCTGCTCGATCGCCTGATCGAACGATCCCCGACCGCGGAAGGCTCGCCGCGCCCGCCGCTGGCGATCGGTTTCGACTGTCGCACCCGCGGTTTCGACCCGGCGCGGGTGATCGCGCAGGTCAAGGCCCTCGACGAGCGCGAGGATGTCGAACTCAACACCCTGTTCCTCGACTGTTCGAGCAAGGAACTGGAGCGCCGCTTCAACGAGACCCGCCGCCGTCACGCGCTGGCCGCCGACGCCCCGGTCGACACCGGCATCCGCGCCGAGCGTGAACTGCTGGCACCGCTGCGCCGCTGGGCCGATCTCCTGGTCGAAACCACCGAGTTCACCTCGAACGACCTCCAGCGCGTGATTCGCGAACGATTCGCAACCGAAGCGCCGGAAGACCTCACGCTGACGGTATCGAGCTTCGGTTTCTCGCGCGGCATGCCGCCGCTTGCCGACCTCGTGTTCGACATGCGCTTCGTGGAAAACCCGCATTGGGATCCGATGCTGAGGCCGATGACCGGGCTTGATGCGCCCGTGGGCGACTATGTCCGGCAGGACCCTGCCTTTAACGAAGCTTTCACGCGGATTCGCGACCTTCTCCTGCTCCTGCTTCCACGCTATCGCACACAGGGCAAAGCCTATGTTCACGTCGCTTTCGGGTGTACGGGTGGGCGTCACAGGTCGGTATTCACCGCCGAACTCATGGCTGCGGCCTTGCGCGATGCGGGATTTTCGCCCACATTGCTGCACCGCAACCTGGGCTCGCGAGCAGCCGATCTTCTGGAAGGGGGTCAGCGGCGTGAAAAATGA
- a CDS encoding PTS sugar transporter subunit IIA: MIGMILVTHGNLAEEFVNAMEHVVGDQSAVATVCIGPNDDMERRRSEIADAITAVDSGSGVIILTDLFGGTPSNLAISLMEAGRVEVIAGINLPMLIRLAKARECMSVREAAAAARDAGRNYITIASEYLGQDAA; this comes from the coding sequence ATGATCGGCATGATCCTCGTCACTCACGGCAATCTCGCCGAGGAGTTCGTAAACGCGATGGAACACGTCGTCGGCGATCAGTCGGCGGTTGCAACCGTTTGCATCGGTCCCAATGACGACATGGAACGCCGCCGCAGCGAGATTGCCGACGCGATCACCGCGGTCGACAGCGGTTCGGGCGTCATCATCCTCACCGACCTGTTCGGCGGCACGCCGTCCAACCTCGCCATTTCGCTGATGGAAGCGGGCCGCGTGGAAGTGATCGCCGGCATCAACCTGCCGATGCTGATCCGCCTCGCCAAGGCCCGCGAATGCATGTCGGTGCGCGAAGCCGCCGCCGCCGCGCGCGACGCCGGGCGCAACTACATCACCATCGCCAGCGAGTATCTGGGGCAGGATGCGGCATGA
- a CDS encoding HPr family phosphocarrier protein, protein MSDFRETVLIVNKRGLHARASAKFVNHVAELPATVLVKVGKDGTEAAGNSILGLMMLGAAKGDSIEISCAGEGAPEALATLATLVRDGFGEE, encoded by the coding sequence ATGAGCGATTTTCGTGAAACGGTGCTGATCGTCAACAAGCGCGGCCTTCATGCCCGCGCCAGCGCCAAGTTCGTGAACCACGTCGCCGAACTGCCGGCCACCGTGCTGGTCAAGGTCGGCAAGGACGGCACCGAGGCCGCCGGCAACTCGATCCTCGGCCTGATGATGCTGGGCGCCGCCAAGGGCGACAGCATCGAGATTTCCTGCGCGGGCGAAGGCGCCCCCGAAGCGCTGGCCACGCTCGCCACGCTGGTGCGCGACGGTTTCGGCGAAGAGTAG
- a CDS encoding RNA methyltransferase has translation MAVRRTITGFSNPLVKFLRSLREKKHRKQERRFLAEGLRLLTDARECGIVPEILVMAIGRDPHPLLDALEAAVAAAGGDIVEMDVEILAKVTGKDNPQAVAGVFAEFDTRLATLDRSAAPIWLVAQALRDPGNLGTMLRTGDAVGAGGLILLDDCADPFSVEAVRASMGAIFTQKIVTARWDEFLPWLREGAGTQDAGALGGQLVAASLRDPTDYREAAYAAPCFLMVGNESQGLPQAYEEACDLRVTIPMLGRADSLNAAVAGAVLAYEALAHLRRD, from the coding sequence TTGGCCGTGCGCCGTACCATTACCGGATTTTCCAACCCGCTCGTCAAGTTCCTGCGCTCGCTGCGCGAGAAGAAGCACCGCAAGCAGGAACGGCGCTTCCTCGCCGAAGGCCTGCGCCTGCTGACAGACGCGCGCGAATGCGGCATCGTGCCCGAGATCCTGGTCATGGCAATCGGCCGTGATCCCCATCCCCTGCTCGATGCGCTGGAAGCGGCCGTTGCGGCCGCCGGCGGCGACATCGTCGAGATGGACGTGGAGATCCTCGCCAAGGTCACCGGCAAGGACAATCCGCAGGCCGTCGCCGGCGTCTTTGCCGAATTCGACACCCGCCTTGCCACCCTCGACCGCTCTGCCGCCCCGATCTGGCTGGTGGCGCAGGCGCTGCGCGATCCCGGCAATCTCGGCACCATGCTGCGCACCGGCGACGCCGTGGGCGCGGGCGGCCTGATCCTGCTGGACGACTGCGCCGATCCCTTCTCGGTCGAGGCCGTGCGCGCCAGCATGGGGGCGATCTTCACGCAGAAGATCGTCACGGCCCGCTGGGACGAGTTCCTGCCCTGGCTGCGCGAAGGCGCCGGAACGCAGGACGCCGGGGCACTGGGCGGCCAGCTGGTCGCCGCCTCGCTGCGGGACCCGACCGACTACCGCGAGGCGGCCTACGCCGCGCCCTGCTTCCTGATGGTAGGCAACGAATCGCAAGGCCTGCCGCAGGCCTACGAAGAAGCCTGCGACCTGCGTGTCACGATCCCCATGCTGGGCCGTGCGGACAGCCTGAACGCGGCGGTTGCAGGGGCAGTGCTGGCTTACGAAGCGCTCGCCCACCTGCGCCGGGACTGA
- a CDS encoding META domain-containing protein, whose product MLRHAIFPASCAAMLAACSSPGGDGDPQLARTSWRITLIDGQRPQADGASIAFEGGKIGVRVGCNRLDGPWHVDDDRLIAGPLSLTEMSCPTPAWDQEKAIGALLVATPRMVVDHGRMTLQSSGHSAELQREAAVAGK is encoded by the coding sequence ATGCTTCGTCACGCGATTTTTCCGGCCTCCTGCGCCGCCATGCTTGCGGCCTGCTCGAGCCCGGGCGGCGATGGTGACCCGCAACTTGCCCGCACCTCCTGGCGGATTACCCTGATCGACGGCCAGCGGCCGCAGGCCGACGGCGCCAGCATCGCCTTCGAGGGCGGCAAGATCGGCGTCCGGGTGGGCTGCAACCGTCTGGACGGCCCCTGGCATGTCGACGACGACCGGCTGATCGCGGGCCCACTCTCGCTCACCGAGATGAGTTGTCCGACGCCCGCCTGGGATCAGGAAAAGGCCATCGGCGCGCTGCTCGTCGCCACGCCGCGCATGGTCGTCGACCATGGCCGGATGACCTTGCAGTCGAGCGGCCATAGCGCCGAACTGCAACGAGAGGCCGCCGTCGCCGGCAAATAG
- the rmuC gene encoding DNA recombination protein RmuC, translating to MEIAVVAIVALVVGLGAGWFFGSRPAADWRNRHETRDREARELDEKFRAAIRDLAAAGERASRADDLAETLERTRAEHGQAMELVRRGHDEAQQRLRGELTQALDTTRSEHATLVDALRREQRELASELATLREKSANFDEQKRLLIEAQEALRKEFENAGAKVLAGAQEAFLNRAGARFEESEKASAERIRTLLAPVGERLKSYEEQVATLEKQRTDAFATLTGQLVELSAGQERVRSEAARLSNSLRNAPKARGRWGEQQLKNVLEQCGLAEHTDFVTEHSVETEDGRLRPDAIVRIPGNKQLVIDAKVSLNAYQDAFEAEDETLRAAFLDQHAASMRGHIQTLGNKSYQSQFENAPDYVLMFVPGEHFIAAALDHDSSLWDYAFERRVLLASPTNLVAICRTIAQVWQQEGLAKEAREIGKLGSDLYDSLAKTQDDLGKVGVHLGRAVNSFNDFARTYEGNVMSRARRLTEKHIKIGKREISDEVAGVEAMPRYAETGGQIADFSGDIAGDTAGDSGSDVQSEDAAAAE from the coding sequence ATGGAAATCGCAGTCGTCGCCATTGTCGCGCTCGTTGTCGGTCTTGGGGCCGGCTGGTTCTTCGGATCCCGGCCGGCCGCCGACTGGCGAAACCGCCACGAAACCCGCGATCGCGAAGCGCGTGAACTCGACGAGAAGTTCCGCGCCGCGATTCGCGACCTTGCCGCCGCCGGTGAACGCGCCAGCCGTGCGGACGACCTCGCTGAAACGCTCGAACGCACCCGCGCCGAGCATGGGCAGGCGATGGAACTTGTCCGCCGCGGCCATGACGAAGCGCAGCAGCGCCTGCGCGGCGAACTGACGCAGGCGCTCGACACTACCCGATCCGAACATGCGACGCTGGTCGACGCCTTGCGCCGCGAACAGCGCGAACTGGCCTCGGAACTGGCGACGCTGCGGGAAAAATCCGCCAATTTCGACGAGCAGAAGCGCCTCCTCATCGAAGCGCAGGAAGCGCTGCGCAAGGAGTTCGAGAATGCCGGCGCCAAAGTGCTGGCAGGAGCGCAGGAAGCCTTCCTCAACCGCGCGGGCGCGCGCTTCGAGGAGAGCGAAAAGGCCAGTGCCGAGCGTATCCGCACCCTGCTGGCCCCGGTCGGCGAGCGCCTGAAGAGCTACGAGGAGCAGGTCGCCACGCTTGAAAAGCAGCGCACCGATGCCTTTGCGACGCTGACCGGACAGCTGGTCGAACTGAGCGCCGGGCAGGAACGTGTGCGTAGCGAGGCGGCGCGTCTCAGCAATTCGCTGCGCAACGCGCCCAAGGCGCGCGGCCGCTGGGGCGAGCAGCAGCTCAAGAACGTGCTCGAACAGTGCGGCCTTGCCGAACATACCGATTTCGTGACCGAGCATTCGGTGGAGACCGAGGATGGCCGCCTGCGTCCCGACGCGATCGTGCGTATCCCCGGCAACAAGCAGCTGGTGATCGACGCCAAGGTCTCGCTCAACGCCTATCAGGATGCCTTCGAGGCTGAGGACGAGACGCTGCGTGCGGCCTTCCTCGACCAGCATGCCGCCTCGATGCGAGGCCACATCCAGACGCTGGGCAACAAGAGCTACCAGAGCCAGTTCGAGAACGCGCCCGACTACGTCCTGATGTTCGTGCCGGGCGAGCATTTCATCGCCGCTGCGCTCGACCACGATTCCAGCCTGTGGGACTATGCCTTCGAGCGGCGCGTGCTGCTGGCGAGCCCGACCAATCTGGTCGCGATCTGCCGCACCATCGCGCAGGTCTGGCAGCAGGAAGGCCTCGCCAAGGAAGCGCGCGAGATCGGCAAGCTGGGCAGCGATCTCTACGACAGCCTGGCCAAGACGCAGGACGATCTCGGCAAGGTCGGTGTGCATCTGGGGCGCGCGGTGAACAGCTTCAACGACTTTGCCCGCACCTATGAAGGCAACGTGATGAGCCGTGCCCGCCGTCTTACCGAAAAGCACATCAAGATCGGCAAGCGCGAGATTTCGGATGAAGTGGCGGGGGTGGAAGCGATGCCGCGCTACGCCGAAACCGGGGGGCAGATCGCCGACTTTTCCGGCGATATAGCCGGCGATACAGCCGGCGATTCAGGCAGCGATGTACAGAGCGAGGACGCCGCAGCGGCCGAATGA
- the def gene encoding peptide deformylase: protein MAIREILEVPDPRLKQVSVPVEKFDDELKTLVEDMFETMYDAPGIGLAAIQVGVPLRVLVIDLQPDDEDAEPEVCTAHGGHHHTHQPTRKEPRIFINPEILDPSEDHTVYQEGCLSVPEIFADVERPSRIRARWQDLDGTVHEEEMDGLMATCLQHEMDHLEGILFIDHLSRLKRQMALKKLDKLRRAA, encoded by the coding sequence ATGGCTATCCGTGAAATCCTCGAAGTTCCCGATCCGCGTCTCAAGCAGGTTTCGGTCCCCGTCGAAAAGTTCGACGACGAGCTCAAGACGCTTGTCGAAGACATGTTCGAGACCATGTACGATGCCCCGGGCATCGGTCTTGCCGCCATCCAGGTGGGCGTGCCGCTGCGCGTGCTGGTGATCGATCTCCAGCCCGACGACGAGGATGCGGAACCGGAAGTGTGCACGGCCCATGGCGGTCACCACCACACGCACCAGCCGACCAGGAAGGAACCCCGGATCTTCATCAATCCGGAAATCCTCGATCCTTCCGAAGACCACACGGTCTATCAGGAAGGCTGCCTGTCGGTGCCGGAAATCTTCGCCGACGTCGAACGCCCCTCGCGCATCCGCGCGCGCTGGCAGGACCTCGACGGCACCGTGCACGAGGAAGAGATGGACGGCCTCATGGCCACCTGCCTCCAGCACGAGATGGATCATCTCGAAGGCATTCTCTTCATCGATCATCTCTCGCGCCTGAAGCGCCAGATGGCACTCAAGAAGCTCGACAAGCTGCGCCGCGCGGCCTGA
- the recR gene encoding recombination mediator RecR — MASQEIETLTAALSRLPGLGPRSARRAVLWLIKRRETSLVQLVDALAAVREALVECRTCGNIDTTNPCGICADPRRDAGSLCVVEEVADLWALDRARLFNGRYHVLGGRLSALDGVRPEDLTIDQLLRRVEEGGIDEVVLAMNATLEGQTTAHYIAERLEGLAVRITQLAHGLPVGGELDYLDEGTLAQAIRARRPVA, encoded by the coding sequence ATGGCATCGCAAGAGATCGAGACGCTTACCGCCGCGCTGTCGCGCCTTCCCGGCCTTGGCCCCCGCTCCGCGCGGCGGGCGGTGCTGTGGCTCATCAAGCGCCGGGAAACCTCGCTGGTGCAACTGGTCGATGCGCTTGCCGCCGTGCGCGAGGCGCTGGTCGAGTGCCGGACCTGCGGCAACATCGATACCACCAACCCTTGCGGCATCTGCGCCGATCCGCGCCGCGATGCGGGTTCGCTCTGCGTGGTGGAGGAAGTGGCGGACCTCTGGGCGCTGGACCGCGCGCGGCTGTTCAACGGTCGTTATCATGTGCTTGGCGGCCGGTTGTCGGCGCTCGACGGGGTGCGGCCGGAAGACCTGACCATCGACCAGCTCTTGCGCCGGGTCGAGGAAGGCGGCATCGACGAAGTCGTGCTCGCCATGAATGCGACGCTCGAAGGGCAGACCACCGCGCACTATATTGCCGAGCGTCTTGAAGGGCTTGCCGTGCGCATCACGCAGCTGGCCCATGGCCTGCCGGTAGGCGGCGAGCTGGACTATCTGGACGAGGGAACACTCGCCCAGGCCATTCGCGCAAGGCGGCCGGTGGCCTGA